In Brachypodium distachyon strain Bd21 chromosome 2, Brachypodium_distachyon_v3.0, whole genome shotgun sequence, one genomic interval encodes:
- the LOC100827258 gene encoding MAR-binding filament-like protein 1 isoform X1: MGYVLLLPSPPLVAFRRHPSSAASGRHRARRGASIIASSSDGGPSPAQAPGYVLARRAVLLGVSALPLLRDTAAKAAAPSNGGLLTVYGMLLPQGFIRRKGFLAPRIDRQAQNCYKTFKIGRNKVICRPNEAMLDETKEVSKVDEPQPGGTQAETPLLEAPQSESPTPVVVQEQPQGNPLAGLLNAIAVVASGVLAALYGTSRQEKKALQSVVSSMETKLAENEAAISLMRENYEKRLVEQQAARKKQSVKFQEQEASLLDQLASSKKTVTSLSEEFRREKTRAEELKNEIQRLESSIAQAGDNNDVLEAKLTEKLNEIDVLQEKLSLLNQQADNKEKRIKELSSSLSSKEVDYQNLCSFSDQTKESLELANVKIQQLEDEIHTTKNDLASKASLIDSLNEKLEILNSAKNEAEERINELIKEYADLKASSETRASHDSELLSEKEDLLKHLEEKLSVALSDSSKDHEIIVGLNKELAATKAMLEGEVVTVNSLRDSLQSTEETLRDSRTEVSKLSEELDEARRLNQDLELQISKLQEEFNEMQEGLTYKIGEVESVSRALSDELVSVKEMVQKGHEELEATSSQLASVVEARDNLKKELLDVYKKFESTTQELVEERRTVTTLNRELEALAKQLQVDSQARRALEADLDEATRSLDEMNTSALSLSKALESTHSKNSTLEAEKEVLSKALDEEKKKTIQAQENSDDAQNLISRLQTERESFEMRSRHLEEELALAKGEMLRLRRQISASRSQNTKILPRTSAATETSSVPRTSAPTETSQVANEQPVNDRNQKTSEVASGAPYTVKRTTRRRKGGAST; encoded by the exons ATGGGGTACGTCCTCCTcttgccgtcgccgccgctggtggCCTTCCGGCGGCATCCGTCCTCCGCCGCATCCGGACGCCACCGCGCCCGGAGAGGCGCGTCCATCATCGCGTCGTCGTCCGATGGCGGGCCGTCCCCGGCTCAGGCGCCGGGGTATGTGCTGGCGCGCCGGGCCGTGCTCCTCGGCGTCTCGGCGCTCCCGCTCCTCCGCGACACCGCGGCCAAGGCGGCCGCGCCCAGCAACGGGGGCCTCTTGACTG TTTATGGCATGTTGTTACCCCAAGGTTTTATTAGAAGAAAGGGTTTCCTTGCCCCGAGGATAGATCGTCAAGCTCAGAATTGCTACAAAACTTTCAAGATTGGACGTAATAAAGTCATCTGTAGACCTAACGAGGCCATGCTTGATG AGACAAAGGAGGTCTCAAAGGTTGATGAACCTCAGCCTGGAGGAACACAGGCAGAAACTCCTCTACTTGAAGCTCCTCAATCTGAATCACCCACACCTGTGGTGGTGCAAGAACAACCTCAAGGGAATCCACTTGCTGGCCTTCTGAATGCAATTGCAGTTGTTGCCTCGGGTGTTCTTGCTGCATTGTATGGTACTTCTCGACAGGAAAAGAAGGCCCTGCAGTCGGTCGTCTCATCT ATGGAGACCAAATTGGCTGAAAACGAAGCAGCAATCTCATTGATGAGGGAAAATTATGAGAAAAGATTAGTAGAGCAGCAAGCAGCACGGAAAAAGCAATCGGTGAAGTTCCAGGAGCAGGAAGCTTCTCTTTTAGATCAATTAGCTTCATCAAAAAAGACTGTAACATCGTTAAGCGAAGAATTCAGAAGGGAGAAGACAAGGGCTGAGGAGCTTAAGAATGAAATACAGCGATTAGAGAGTAGTATTGCACAAGCTGGGGATAACAACGATGTGCTTGAAGCCAAATTGACAGAGAAGTTGAATGAAATCGATGTTTTGCAGGAAAAATTAAGTCTTCTCAACCAACAAGCTGATAATAAGGAGAAACGCATCAAGGAACTCAGCTCATCACTTTCTTCGAAGGAAGTGGATTACCAGAACCTGTGCTCTTTCTCTGATCAAACTAAAGAGAGCCTTGAGCTTGCAAATGTTAAAATACAACAACTGGAGGATGAGATTCATACAACTAAAAATGATCTTGCTTCTAAGGCATCTTTAATTGATTCACTGAATGAGAAACTTGAAATATTAAACTCTGCAAAGAATGAAGCTGAGGAAAGAATAAATGAGTTAATAAAAGAGTACGCAGACTTGAAGGCTTCTTCTGAGACAAGAGCAAGTCACGATTCTGAACTACTATCTGAGAAAGAGGATCTACTCAAACACTTGGAAGAAAAGCTCTCTGTTGCATTAAGCGACTCTAGCAAAGACCATGAAATCATTGTTGGGTTGAACAAGGAATTGGCTGCCACCAAAGCAATGCTAGAGGGTGAAGTTGTGACAGTGAATAGTTTAAGAGATTCACTTCAATCCACTGAAGAGACCTTAAGGGATTCCAGAACGGAGGTTTCCAAACTTTCTGAGGAACTTGATGAAGCAAGAAGACTGAATCAAGACCTAGAATTGCAGATTTCAAAACTCCAAGAGGAGTTCAATGAAATGCAAGAAGGTTTGACTTACAAGATTGGAGAGGTAGAATCAGTATCTAGAGCTCTTTCAGATGAACTGGTCTCAGTTAAAGAGATGGTTCAAAAGGGACATGAAGAACTTGAAGCTACTTCTAGTCAGCTTGCATCTGTTGTGGAAGCTCGTGACAACCTGAAGAAAGAATTGCTGGACGTGTACAAGAAGTTTGAGTCCACCACGCAGGAGCTTGTTGAGGAAAGAAGAACTGTGACTACTTTAAACAGGGAGCTTGAAGCTTTGGCCAAACAATTGCAGGTAGATTCTCAAGCACGAAGAGCTCTTGAAGCAGACCTGGATGAGGCAACCAGATCACTAGACGAGATGAACACGAGCGCATTGTCACTGTCTAAGGCGCTAGAGAGCACTCATTCTAAGAATTCCACTCTTGAGGCAGAGAAAGAAGTGCTATCTAAAGCTCTCgatgaagaaaagaagaagacgatCCAGGCGCAAGAAAATAGTGACGATGCTCAGAATCTTATCTCAAGGCTTCAGACGGAAAGGGAGAGCTTTGAAATGAGGTCTAGACACCTTGAAGAGGAATTGGCGCTAGCGAAGGGTGAGATGTTGCGCCTAAGGCGGCAGATTAGTGCAAGCAGATCCCAGAACACAAAAATTCTCCCCAGAACAAGTGCAGCCACAGAGACGAGCTCTGTTCCCAGAACAAGTGCACCAACAGAGACCAGTCAGGTTGCAAACGAGCAGCCTGTGAATGATCGTAATCAGAAAACCAGCGAAGTTGCTAGTGGGGCTCCCTATACTGTAAAAAGAACCACtaggagaagaaaaggtggTGCATCAACATGA
- the LOC100827258 gene encoding MAR-binding filament-like protein 1 isoform X2 — protein MGYVLLLPSPPLVAFRRHPSSAASGRHRARRGASIIASSSDGGPSPAQAPGYVLARRAVLLGVSALPLLRDTAAKAAAPSNGGLLTETKEVSKVDEPQPGGTQAETPLLEAPQSESPTPVVVQEQPQGNPLAGLLNAIAVVASGVLAALYGTSRQEKKALQSVVSSMETKLAENEAAISLMRENYEKRLVEQQAARKKQSVKFQEQEASLLDQLASSKKTVTSLSEEFRREKTRAEELKNEIQRLESSIAQAGDNNDVLEAKLTEKLNEIDVLQEKLSLLNQQADNKEKRIKELSSSLSSKEVDYQNLCSFSDQTKESLELANVKIQQLEDEIHTTKNDLASKASLIDSLNEKLEILNSAKNEAEERINELIKEYADLKASSETRASHDSELLSEKEDLLKHLEEKLSVALSDSSKDHEIIVGLNKELAATKAMLEGEVVTVNSLRDSLQSTEETLRDSRTEVSKLSEELDEARRLNQDLELQISKLQEEFNEMQEGLTYKIGEVESVSRALSDELVSVKEMVQKGHEELEATSSQLASVVEARDNLKKELLDVYKKFESTTQELVEERRTVTTLNRELEALAKQLQVDSQARRALEADLDEATRSLDEMNTSALSLSKALESTHSKNSTLEAEKEVLSKALDEEKKKTIQAQENSDDAQNLISRLQTERESFEMRSRHLEEELALAKGEMLRLRRQISASRSQNTKILPRTSAATETSSVPRTSAPTETSQVANEQPVNDRNQKTSEVASGAPYTVKRTTRRRKGGAST, from the exons ATGGGGTACGTCCTCCTcttgccgtcgccgccgctggtggCCTTCCGGCGGCATCCGTCCTCCGCCGCATCCGGACGCCACCGCGCCCGGAGAGGCGCGTCCATCATCGCGTCGTCGTCCGATGGCGGGCCGTCCCCGGCTCAGGCGCCGGGGTATGTGCTGGCGCGCCGGGCCGTGCTCCTCGGCGTCTCGGCGCTCCCGCTCCTCCGCGACACCGCGGCCAAGGCGGCCGCGCCCAGCAACGGGGGCCTCTTGACTG AGACAAAGGAGGTCTCAAAGGTTGATGAACCTCAGCCTGGAGGAACACAGGCAGAAACTCCTCTACTTGAAGCTCCTCAATCTGAATCACCCACACCTGTGGTGGTGCAAGAACAACCTCAAGGGAATCCACTTGCTGGCCTTCTGAATGCAATTGCAGTTGTTGCCTCGGGTGTTCTTGCTGCATTGTATGGTACTTCTCGACAGGAAAAGAAGGCCCTGCAGTCGGTCGTCTCATCT ATGGAGACCAAATTGGCTGAAAACGAAGCAGCAATCTCATTGATGAGGGAAAATTATGAGAAAAGATTAGTAGAGCAGCAAGCAGCACGGAAAAAGCAATCGGTGAAGTTCCAGGAGCAGGAAGCTTCTCTTTTAGATCAATTAGCTTCATCAAAAAAGACTGTAACATCGTTAAGCGAAGAATTCAGAAGGGAGAAGACAAGGGCTGAGGAGCTTAAGAATGAAATACAGCGATTAGAGAGTAGTATTGCACAAGCTGGGGATAACAACGATGTGCTTGAAGCCAAATTGACAGAGAAGTTGAATGAAATCGATGTTTTGCAGGAAAAATTAAGTCTTCTCAACCAACAAGCTGATAATAAGGAGAAACGCATCAAGGAACTCAGCTCATCACTTTCTTCGAAGGAAGTGGATTACCAGAACCTGTGCTCTTTCTCTGATCAAACTAAAGAGAGCCTTGAGCTTGCAAATGTTAAAATACAACAACTGGAGGATGAGATTCATACAACTAAAAATGATCTTGCTTCTAAGGCATCTTTAATTGATTCACTGAATGAGAAACTTGAAATATTAAACTCTGCAAAGAATGAAGCTGAGGAAAGAATAAATGAGTTAATAAAAGAGTACGCAGACTTGAAGGCTTCTTCTGAGACAAGAGCAAGTCACGATTCTGAACTACTATCTGAGAAAGAGGATCTACTCAAACACTTGGAAGAAAAGCTCTCTGTTGCATTAAGCGACTCTAGCAAAGACCATGAAATCATTGTTGGGTTGAACAAGGAATTGGCTGCCACCAAAGCAATGCTAGAGGGTGAAGTTGTGACAGTGAATAGTTTAAGAGATTCACTTCAATCCACTGAAGAGACCTTAAGGGATTCCAGAACGGAGGTTTCCAAACTTTCTGAGGAACTTGATGAAGCAAGAAGACTGAATCAAGACCTAGAATTGCAGATTTCAAAACTCCAAGAGGAGTTCAATGAAATGCAAGAAGGTTTGACTTACAAGATTGGAGAGGTAGAATCAGTATCTAGAGCTCTTTCAGATGAACTGGTCTCAGTTAAAGAGATGGTTCAAAAGGGACATGAAGAACTTGAAGCTACTTCTAGTCAGCTTGCATCTGTTGTGGAAGCTCGTGACAACCTGAAGAAAGAATTGCTGGACGTGTACAAGAAGTTTGAGTCCACCACGCAGGAGCTTGTTGAGGAAAGAAGAACTGTGACTACTTTAAACAGGGAGCTTGAAGCTTTGGCCAAACAATTGCAGGTAGATTCTCAAGCACGAAGAGCTCTTGAAGCAGACCTGGATGAGGCAACCAGATCACTAGACGAGATGAACACGAGCGCATTGTCACTGTCTAAGGCGCTAGAGAGCACTCATTCTAAGAATTCCACTCTTGAGGCAGAGAAAGAAGTGCTATCTAAAGCTCTCgatgaagaaaagaagaagacgatCCAGGCGCAAGAAAATAGTGACGATGCTCAGAATCTTATCTCAAGGCTTCAGACGGAAAGGGAGAGCTTTGAAATGAGGTCTAGACACCTTGAAGAGGAATTGGCGCTAGCGAAGGGTGAGATGTTGCGCCTAAGGCGGCAGATTAGTGCAAGCAGATCCCAGAACACAAAAATTCTCCCCAGAACAAGTGCAGCCACAGAGACGAGCTCTGTTCCCAGAACAAGTGCACCAACAGAGACCAGTCAGGTTGCAAACGAGCAGCCTGTGAATGATCGTAATCAGAAAACCAGCGAAGTTGCTAGTGGGGCTCCCTATACTGTAAAAAGAACCACtaggagaagaaaaggtggTGCATCAACATGA